One genomic window of Pseudomonas aeruginosa includes the following:
- the mexX gene encoding multidrug efflux RND transporter periplasmic adaptor subunit MexX, with product MHIQWTGSLRGLLAALVALFLLGCEEAADAGKTAEAPAEVGVIVARPAPIGITSELPGRLEAYRQAEVRARVAGIVTRRLYEEGQDVRAGTVLFQIDPAPLKAALDISRGALARAEASHAAAADKLKRYADLIKDRAISEREYTEAQTDARQALAQIASAKAELEQARLRLGYATVTAPIDGRARRALVTEGALVGEDSPTPLTRVEQIDPIYVNFSQPAGEVAAMQRAIREGQVKGVADKDIAVRLVLADGSEYPLAGELLFSDLAVDPGTDTIAMRALFRNPHRELLPGGYVQVRLQRAVNPQAITVPRDALIRTAQSAVVKVVNPQGVVEDVEVRADTLQGRDWIISRGLKGGERVIVENAAQHAAGSSVQAVVRQPASADAPSPLAASPAGQ from the coding sequence ATGCACATCCAATGGACCGGCTCGCTGCGCGGGCTGCTGGCGGCCCTGGTCGCCCTATTCCTGCTGGGCTGCGAAGAAGCAGCGGACGCCGGGAAGACTGCGGAGGCCCCCGCCGAGGTCGGCGTGATCGTCGCCAGGCCGGCGCCTATCGGCATCACCAGCGAGCTGCCCGGACGCCTGGAAGCGTACCGCCAGGCTGAAGTGCGGGCGCGCGTCGCCGGCATCGTCACCCGTCGCCTGTACGAGGAAGGCCAGGACGTCCGCGCCGGCACCGTGCTGTTCCAGATCGACCCTGCGCCCTTGAAGGCGGCCCTGGACATCAGCCGCGGCGCCCTGGCCCGGGCCGAGGCCAGCCACGCGGCGGCGGCCGACAAGCTCAAGCGCTACGCCGACCTGATCAAGGACCGCGCCATCAGCGAACGCGAGTACACCGAAGCGCAGACCGACGCGCGCCAGGCCCTGGCGCAGATCGCCTCGGCCAAGGCCGAACTGGAGCAGGCCCGCCTGCGCCTGGGCTACGCCACGGTCACCGCGCCGATCGACGGCCGCGCGCGGCGTGCGCTGGTCACCGAAGGCGCGCTGGTCGGCGAGGACTCGCCGACACCGCTGACCCGCGTCGAGCAGATCGATCCGATCTACGTGAACTTCTCCCAGCCGGCCGGCGAAGTCGCCGCCATGCAGCGGGCGATCCGCGAAGGCCAGGTGAAGGGTGTCGCCGACAAGGACATCGCCGTGCGCCTGGTCCTGGCCGACGGCAGCGAGTACCCGCTGGCCGGCGAGCTGCTGTTCTCCGACCTGGCGGTCGACCCCGGCACCGACACCATCGCCATGCGTGCCCTGTTCCGCAATCCGCATCGCGAATTGCTGCCCGGCGGCTACGTGCAGGTGCGCCTGCAGCGCGCGGTGAACCCGCAGGCGATCACCGTCCCGCGCGACGCGCTGATCCGTACCGCCCAGTCCGCCGTGGTCAAGGTGGTCAACCCACAGGGCGTGGTGGAAGACGTGGAGGTCCGCGCCGACACCCTGCAGGGCCGCGACTGGATCATCAGCCGCGGGCTCAAGGGCGGCGAGCGTGTGATCGTCGAGAACGCCGCCCAGCATGCCGCCGGCTCCAGCGTCCAGGCGGTGGTCCGCCAGCCGGCCAGCGCCGACGCCCCCTCACCGCTGGCCGCCTCGCCGGCGGGCCAGTGA
- the mexY gene encoding multidrug efflux RND transporter permease subunit MexY, which translates to MARFFIDRPVFAWVISLLIVLAGVLAIRFLPVAQYPDIAPPVVNVSASYPGASAKVVEEAVTAIIEREMNGAPGLLYTKATSSTGQASLTLTFRQGVNADLAAVEVQNRLKIVESRLPESVRRDGIYVEKAADSIQLIVTLTSSSGRYDAMELGEIASSNVLQALRRVEGVGKVETWGAEYAMRIWPDPAKLTSMNLSASDLVNAVRRHNARLTVGDIGNLGVPDSAPISATVKVDDTLVTPEQFGEIPLRIRADGGAIRLRDVARVEFGQSEYGFVSRVNQMTATGLAVKMAPGSNAVATAKRIRATLDELSRYFPEGVSYNIPYDTSAFVEISIRKVVSTLLEAMLLVFAVMYLFMQNFRATLIPTLVVPVALLGTFTVMLGLGFSINVLTMFGMVLAIGILVDDAIIVVENVERLMAEEGLSPHDATVKAMRQISGAIVGITVVLVSVFVPMAFFSGAVGNIYRQFAVTLAVSIGFSAFLALSLTPALCATLLRPIDADHHEKRGFFGWFNRAFLRLTGRYRNAVAGILARPIRWMLVYALVIGVVALLFVRLPQAFLPEEDQGDFMIMVMQPEGTPMAETMANVGDVERYLAEHEPVAYAYAVGGFSLYGDGTSSAMIFATLKDWSERREASQHVGAIVERINQRFAGLPNRTVYAMNSPPLPDLGSTSGFDFRLQDRGGVGYEALVKARDQLLARAAEDPRLANVMFAGQGEAPQIRLDIDRRKAETLGVSMDEINTTLAVMFGSDYIGDFMHGSQVRKVVVQADGAKRLGIDDIGRLHVRNEQGEMVPLATFAKAAWTLGPPQLTRYNGYPSFNLEGQAAPGYSSGEAMQAMEQLMQGLPEGIAHEWSGQSFEERLSGAQAPALFALSVLIVFLALAALYESWSIPLAVILVVPLGVLGALLGVSLRGLPNDIYFKVGLITIIGLSAKNAILIIEVAKDHYQEGMSLLQATLEAARLRLRPIVMTSLAFGFGVVPLALSSGAGSGAQVAIGTGVLGGIVTATVLAVFLVPLFFLVVGRLFRLRKAPRTGNSPQIPTEQA; encoded by the coding sequence ATGGCTCGTTTCTTCATTGACCGGCCGGTCTTCGCCTGGGTGATCTCCCTGCTGATCGTGCTCGCCGGGGTCCTGGCGATCCGCTTCCTGCCGGTCGCCCAGTACCCGGACATCGCGCCGCCGGTGGTCAACGTCAGCGCCAGCTATCCCGGCGCCTCGGCCAAGGTGGTCGAGGAAGCGGTGACCGCGATCATCGAGCGCGAGATGAACGGCGCGCCCGGCCTGCTCTACACCAAGGCCACCAGCAGCACCGGCCAGGCCTCGCTGACCCTGACCTTCCGCCAGGGCGTGAACGCCGACCTCGCCGCGGTGGAAGTGCAGAACCGCCTGAAGATCGTCGAGTCGCGCCTGCCCGAATCGGTGCGGCGCGACGGCATCTACGTGGAGAAGGCGGCGGACAGCATCCAGCTGATCGTTACCCTTACCTCCTCCAGCGGCCGCTACGACGCCATGGAGCTGGGCGAGATCGCCTCGTCCAACGTGTTGCAGGCGCTGCGCCGGGTGGAGGGCGTGGGCAAGGTCGAGACCTGGGGCGCCGAGTACGCCATGCGCATCTGGCCCGACCCGGCCAAGCTGACCTCGATGAACCTCAGCGCCAGCGACCTGGTCAACGCCGTGCGCCGGCACAACGCCCGCCTCACCGTGGGCGACATCGGCAACCTCGGGGTCCCCGACTCGGCGCCGATCAGCGCCACGGTGAAGGTCGACGACACCCTGGTGACGCCCGAGCAGTTCGGCGAAATTCCGCTGCGCATCCGCGCCGACGGCGGCGCGATCCGCCTGCGCGACGTGGCCCGCGTCGAGTTCGGCCAGAGCGAGTACGGCTTCGTCTCGCGGGTCAACCAGATGACCGCCACCGGCCTGGCGGTGAAGATGGCGCCCGGCTCCAACGCGGTGGCCACCGCCAAGCGCATCCGCGCCACCCTCGACGAGCTGTCGCGCTACTTCCCGGAGGGCGTGAGCTACAACATCCCCTATGACACCTCGGCGTTCGTCGAGATCTCGATCAGGAAGGTGGTCAGCACCCTGCTCGAGGCGATGCTGCTGGTGTTCGCCGTGATGTACCTGTTCATGCAGAACTTCCGCGCCACCCTGATCCCGACACTGGTGGTGCCGGTGGCCCTGCTGGGCACCTTCACGGTGATGCTCGGCCTGGGCTTCTCGATCAACGTGCTGACCATGTTCGGCATGGTCCTGGCGATCGGCATCCTGGTGGACGACGCGATCATCGTGGTGGAGAACGTCGAGCGGCTGATGGCCGAGGAAGGCCTGTCGCCGCACGACGCCACGGTCAAGGCGATGCGCCAGATCAGCGGGGCCATCGTCGGCATCACCGTGGTGCTGGTCTCGGTGTTCGTGCCGATGGCGTTCTTCAGCGGCGCGGTGGGCAACATCTACCGCCAGTTCGCGGTGACCCTGGCGGTCTCCATCGGCTTCTCGGCGTTCCTCGCGCTGTCGCTGACCCCGGCCCTGTGCGCCACCCTGCTGCGCCCGATCGACGCCGACCACCATGAGAAGCGCGGCTTCTTCGGCTGGTTCAACCGCGCCTTCCTGCGCCTGACCGGACGCTACCGCAACGCGGTGGCCGGCATCCTCGCCCGGCCGATCCGCTGGATGCTGGTCTACGCCCTGGTCATCGGCGTGGTCGCCCTGCTCTTCGTGCGCCTGCCGCAGGCGTTCCTGCCGGAAGAGGACCAGGGCGACTTCATGATCATGGTGATGCAGCCCGAAGGCACGCCGATGGCGGAGACCATGGCCAACGTCGGCGACGTCGAGCGCTACCTGGCGGAGCACGAACCGGTGGCCTACGCCTATGCGGTCGGCGGCTTCAGCCTGTACGGCGACGGCACCAGCTCGGCGATGATCTTCGCCACCCTGAAGGACTGGTCGGAACGCCGGGAGGCCAGCCAGCACGTCGGCGCCATCGTCGAGCGCATCAACCAGCGCTTCGCCGGCCTGCCCAACCGTACGGTGTATGCGATGAACTCGCCGCCGCTGCCGGACCTGGGTTCCACCAGCGGCTTCGACTTCCGCCTGCAGGACCGTGGCGGGGTTGGCTACGAGGCCCTGGTCAAGGCCCGCGACCAGTTGCTGGCGCGCGCCGCCGAAGACCCGCGCCTGGCCAACGTGATGTTCGCCGGCCAGGGCGAGGCGCCGCAGATCCGCCTGGACATCGACCGGCGCAAGGCGGAGACCCTCGGCGTGAGCATGGACGAGATCAACACCACCCTGGCGGTGATGTTCGGCTCGGACTACATCGGCGACTTCATGCACGGTAGCCAGGTGCGCAAGGTGGTGGTCCAGGCCGACGGCGCCAAGCGCCTGGGCATCGACGACATCGGCCGGCTTCACGTGCGCAACGAGCAGGGCGAGATGGTGCCGCTGGCGACGTTCGCCAAGGCCGCCTGGACCCTCGGCCCGCCGCAACTGACCCGCTACAACGGCTATCCCTCGTTCAACCTCGAGGGCCAGGCCGCGCCGGGCTACAGCAGCGGCGAAGCCATGCAGGCGATGGAGCAATTGATGCAGGGACTGCCCGAGGGCATCGCCCACGAGTGGTCCGGCCAGTCCTTCGAAGAACGCCTGTCCGGCGCCCAGGCGCCGGCGCTGTTCGCCCTCTCGGTGTTGATCGTGTTCCTCGCCCTGGCCGCCCTCTACGAAAGCTGGTCGATCCCGCTGGCGGTGATCCTGGTGGTGCCGCTGGGCGTACTCGGCGCACTGCTCGGGGTGAGCCTGCGCGGTCTGCCCAACGACATCTACTTCAAGGTCGGCCTGATCACCATCATCGGCCTCTCGGCGAAGAACGCCATCCTCATCATCGAGGTGGCCAAGGACCATTACCAGGAAGGCATGAGCCTGCTGCAGGCGACCCTGGAGGCCGCGCGCCTGCGCCTGCGACCGATCGTCATGACCTCGCTGGCGTTCGGTTTCGGCGTGGTCCCGCTGGCGCTCTCCAGCGGCGCCGGTTCCGGCGCCCAGGTCGCCATCGGCACCGGGGTGCTCGGCGGGATCGTCACCGCCACGGTACTCGCGGTGTTCCTGGTACCGCTGTTCTTCCTGGTGGTCGGGCGCCTGTTCCGGTTGCGCAAGGCGCCGCGCACCGGCAACTCGCCCCAGATCCCCACGGAGCAAGCCTGA
- the galU gene encoding UTP--glucose-1-phosphate uridylyltransferase GalU produces MIKKCLFPAAGYGTRFLPATKAMPKEMLPVVNKPLIQYAVEEALEAGLSEIGIVTGRGKRSLEDHFDISYELEHQIRNTDKEKYLVGIRRLIDECTFAYTRQVEMKGLGHAILTGRPLIGDEPFAVVLADDLCLNLEGDSVLKQMVKLYNQFRCSIVAIQEVPPEETNKYGVIAGEMIRDDIFRVNTMVEKPKPEEAPSNLAIIGRYILTPDIFDLIEQTEPGKGGEIQITDALMKQAQDGCVLAYKFKGKRFDCGSAEGYIEATNFCYENLYKTGKAH; encoded by the coding sequence ATGATCAAGAAATGTCTTTTCCCGGCCGCCGGTTACGGCACTCGTTTCCTCCCGGCCACCAAGGCCATGCCCAAGGAAATGCTGCCGGTGGTGAACAAGCCGCTGATCCAGTACGCGGTGGAGGAGGCGCTGGAAGCCGGCCTTTCCGAGATCGGCATCGTCACCGGCCGCGGCAAGCGTTCGCTGGAAGACCACTTCGACATCAGCTACGAGCTGGAACACCAGATCCGCAACACCGACAAGGAAAAGTACCTGGTCGGCATCCGTCGGCTGATCGACGAGTGCACCTTCGCCTACACCCGCCAGGTGGAGATGAAGGGCCTCGGCCACGCCATCCTCACCGGTCGTCCGCTGATCGGCGACGAGCCGTTCGCCGTGGTCCTGGCCGACGACCTGTGCCTGAACCTCGAAGGCGACAGCGTGCTGAAGCAGATGGTCAAGCTGTACAACCAGTTCCGCTGCTCCATCGTGGCGATCCAGGAAGTGCCGCCGGAAGAGACCAACAAGTACGGCGTGATCGCCGGCGAGATGATCCGCGACGATATCTTCCGGGTGAACACCATGGTCGAGAAGCCGAAGCCGGAAGAGGCGCCGTCGAACCTGGCGATCATCGGCCGCTACATCCTGACCCCGGACATCTTCGACCTGATCGAGCAGACTGAACCGGGCAAGGGCGGCGAGATCCAGATCACCGATGCCCTGATGAAGCAGGCTCAGGACGGCTGCGTGCTGGCCTACAAGTTCAAGGGCAAGCGTTTCGACTGCGGCAGCGCCGAGGGCTACATCGAGGCGACCAACTTCTGCTACGAAAACCTCTACAAGACCGGCAAGGCTCACTGA
- a CDS encoding VOC family protein — MSPTLTHLALHVPDLDACIAFYETFCGMRVIHRRPGKGSQIVWMAEPGQEQRFIFVIMPGGQPRNLASDDYSHFGFALSSRAAVDDLARRAEAAGCLVWAPRDEPYPVGYYCGLRDPAGNYVEFSYGQPLGPGSEALPIL; from the coding sequence ATGTCCCCCACCCTCACCCACCTGGCGCTGCACGTCCCCGACCTCGACGCCTGCATCGCCTTCTACGAAACCTTCTGCGGCATGCGGGTGATCCACCGGCGCCCCGGCAAAGGCTCGCAGATCGTCTGGATGGCCGAACCCGGCCAGGAACAACGCTTCATCTTCGTCATCATGCCCGGCGGCCAGCCGCGCAACCTGGCCAGCGACGATTACAGTCATTTCGGCTTCGCCCTCTCCAGCCGCGCCGCGGTAGACGATCTGGCGCGCCGCGCCGAGGCCGCCGGCTGCCTGGTCTGGGCGCCGCGCGACGAGCCCTATCCGGTCGGCTACTACTGCGGCCTGCGCGATCCCGCGGGCAACTATGTGGAGTTCAGCTACGGCCAGCCGCTGGGGCCGGGTTCCGAGGCACTACCGATTCTCTGA
- a CDS encoding SdiA-regulated domain-containing protein codes for MSRLMTYRTLLACLLAALLALLVAGQQQRAFERIWFKLEQRYGGDVARENALRLADYRVDIEARVLGAESNVSALSFDPSRRSLVSVTNQDPHFLELSLDGELLRRIPLRGFQDPEAIEYIRPGVYVVAEERRQRLVEIHVDADTRVIDIDDPRNARKFSLGSANKRNKGFEGLAYDPLRERLFVAREKAPVGIIEVNGFFNDRGEALDLSVGGDPQRDRGLFLTDLSSLYYDKASDHLLVLSDESRVVIELDRAGDPLGSLTLRGGNHGLTDDVPQAEGLAMDDRGSLYVVSEPNLFYRFSRALPAAD; via the coding sequence ATGAGTCGGCTGATGACCTACAGGACGCTGCTGGCTTGCCTGCTCGCCGCGTTGCTTGCGCTGCTGGTGGCGGGCCAGCAGCAGCGCGCGTTCGAGCGAATCTGGTTCAAGCTGGAGCAGCGCTACGGCGGCGATGTTGCGCGCGAGAACGCCCTGCGCCTGGCCGACTATCGGGTCGATATCGAAGCCCGCGTGCTGGGCGCGGAGTCCAACGTGTCGGCGCTGTCCTTCGACCCCAGCCGGCGCAGCCTGGTCAGCGTGACCAACCAGGACCCGCATTTCCTCGAGCTGTCGCTGGACGGCGAATTGCTGCGACGCATCCCCCTGCGCGGTTTCCAGGATCCGGAGGCTATCGAGTACATCCGGCCCGGCGTCTACGTGGTCGCCGAGGAGCGTCGCCAACGCCTGGTGGAGATCCATGTCGACGCCGACACCCGGGTGATCGACATCGACGATCCGCGCAACGCCCGGAAGTTCTCCCTGGGCAGTGCAAACAAGCGCAACAAGGGCTTCGAGGGGTTGGCCTACGACCCGCTGCGCGAGCGCCTGTTCGTGGCCCGGGAAAAGGCGCCGGTGGGCATCATCGAGGTAAACGGCTTCTTCAACGACCGCGGCGAGGCGCTCGACCTGAGCGTCGGCGGCGACCCGCAGCGCGATCGCGGGTTGTTCCTCACCGATCTGTCGAGCCTCTACTACGACAAGGCCAGCGATCACCTGCTGGTGCTTTCCGACGAGTCGCGGGTGGTCATCGAACTGGATCGCGCCGGGGATCCGCTCGGCAGCCTGACCCTGCGTGGCGGCAACCATGGCCTGACGGACGACGTGCCGCAGGCCGAAGGGTTGGCGATGGACGACCGGGGCAGCCTGTACGTGGTCAGCGAGCCGAACCTGTTCTACCGCTTCAGCCGAGCGCTGCCAGCGGCCGACTAG
- the amrR gene encoding TetR family transcriptional regulator AmrR encodes MARKTKEESQKTRDGILDAAERVFLEKGVGTTAMADLADAAGVSRGAVYGHYKNKIEVCLAMCDRAFGQIEVPDENARVPALDILLRAGMGFLRQCCEPGSVQRVLEILYLKCERSDENEPLLRRRELLEKQGQRFGLRQIRRAVERGELPARLDVELASIYLQSLWDGICGTLAWTERLRDDPWNRAERMFRAGLDSLRSSPYLLLADA; translated from the coding sequence GTGGCCAGGAAAACCAAAGAGGAATCCCAGAAAACCCGCGACGGCATACTCGATGCCGCCGAGCGGGTTTTCCTGGAAAAGGGCGTGGGCACCACTGCCATGGCCGACCTGGCGGACGCCGCCGGGGTTTCTCGCGGTGCGGTCTACGGCCACTACAAGAACAAGATCGAGGTCTGCCTGGCGATGTGCGACCGCGCCTTCGGCCAGATCGAGGTACCCGACGAAAACGCCAGGGTGCCGGCGCTGGATATCCTCCTGCGCGCCGGCATGGGCTTTCTCCGCCAGTGCTGCGAGCCCGGTTCGGTGCAGCGGGTGCTGGAGATCCTCTACCTCAAGTGCGAACGCAGCGACGAGAACGAGCCGCTGTTGCGCCGCCGCGAGCTGCTCGAGAAGCAGGGGCAACGCTTCGGCCTCCGGCAGATCCGCCGGGCGGTGGAGCGCGGCGAACTGCCGGCGCGGCTGGACGTCGAGCTGGCCAGCATCTATCTGCAATCGCTCTGGGACGGCATCTGCGGCACCCTGGCCTGGACCGAGCGCCTGCGCGACGATCCCTGGAACCGCGCCGAACGCATGTTTCGCGCCGGACTCGACAGCCTGCGCAGTTCTCCCTACCTGTTGCTGGCGGACGCCTGA
- the liuR gene encoding liu genes transcriptional regulator LiuR codes for MSITYTISDLARELDITTRAIRFYEEQGLLSPERRGQERIYSPRDKVSLKLILRGKRIGFSLAECRELIELYDPDPSSGNQKQLNTMLEKIAERRAQLEQQLLDIEQMQLELDTAEERCRAALIKSYNKHTVET; via the coding sequence ATGTCCATCACCTACACCATCTCCGATCTCGCCCGCGAACTGGACATCACCACCCGCGCCATCCGCTTCTACGAGGAGCAAGGCCTGCTCTCCCCCGAGCGACGCGGCCAGGAACGCATCTATTCGCCGCGCGACAAGGTCAGCCTGAAGCTGATCCTGCGCGGCAAGCGCATCGGTTTTTCCCTCGCCGAATGCCGCGAACTGATCGAGCTCTACGACCCGGACCCGAGCAGCGGCAACCAGAAGCAGTTGAACACCATGCTGGAGAAGATCGCCGAGCGCCGCGCCCAGCTGGAACAACAGTTGCTGGACATCGAACAGATGCAGCTGGAACTGGATACTGCCGAGGAGCGCTGTCGAGCGGCGCTTATCAAAAGCTATAACAAACATACAGTTGAAACATAA
- the liuA gene encoding isovaleryl-CoA dehydrogenase has protein sequence MTYPSLNFALGETIDMLRDQVRGFVAAELQPRAAQIDQDNQFPMDMWRKFGEMGLLGITVDEEYGGSALGYLAHAVVMEEISRASASVALSYGAHSNLCVNQIKRNGNAEQKARYLPALVSGENIGALAMSEPNAGSDVVSMKLRADRVGDRFVLNGSKMWITNGPDAHTYVIYAKTDADKGAHGITAFIVERDWKGFSRGPKLDKLGMRGSNTCELIFQDVEVPEENVLGAVNGGVKVLMSGLDYERVVLSGGPVGIMQACMDVVVPYIHDRRQFGQSIGEFQLVQGKVADMYTALNASRAYLYAVAAACDRGETTRKDAAGVILYSAERATQMALDAIQILGGNGYINEFPTGRLLRDAKLYEIGAGTSEIRRMLIGRELFNETR, from the coding sequence ATGACCTATCCCAGCCTCAACTTCGCCCTCGGCGAAACCATCGACATGCTCCGCGACCAGGTGCGCGGCTTCGTCGCCGCCGAACTGCAGCCGCGCGCCGCGCAGATCGACCAGGACAATCAGTTCCCCATGGACATGTGGCGCAAGTTCGGCGAGATGGGCCTGCTCGGCATCACCGTCGACGAGGAGTACGGCGGTTCGGCGCTGGGCTACCTGGCCCACGCCGTGGTCATGGAAGAGATCAGCCGGGCCTCGGCTTCGGTGGCGCTCTCCTATGGCGCGCATTCCAACCTCTGCGTCAACCAGATCAAGCGCAACGGCAACGCCGAACAGAAGGCCCGCTACCTGCCGGCCCTGGTATCCGGCGAAAACATCGGTGCGCTGGCGATGAGCGAACCCAACGCCGGCTCCGACGTGGTCTCGATGAAGCTGCGCGCGGACCGGGTCGGCGACCGCTTCGTTCTCAACGGCAGCAAGATGTGGATCACCAACGGTCCCGATGCCCATACCTATGTGATCTACGCCAAGACCGACGCGGACAAGGGCGCGCACGGGATCACCGCGTTCATCGTCGAGCGCGACTGGAAAGGCTTCAGTCGCGGGCCGAAGCTGGACAAGCTGGGCATGCGCGGCTCGAACACCTGCGAACTGATCTTCCAGGACGTCGAGGTACCCGAGGAGAACGTCCTCGGCGCGGTCAACGGCGGGGTCAAGGTACTGATGAGCGGCCTCGACTACGAGCGCGTGGTGCTTTCCGGCGGCCCGGTGGGAATCATGCAGGCGTGCATGGACGTGGTGGTGCCGTACATCCATGACCGCCGCCAGTTCGGCCAGAGCATCGGCGAATTCCAGCTGGTCCAGGGCAAGGTGGCCGACATGTACACCGCCCTCAACGCCAGCCGCGCCTACCTGTACGCCGTGGCCGCCGCCTGCGACCGCGGCGAGACGACCCGCAAGGACGCCGCCGGGGTGATCCTCTACAGCGCCGAGCGCGCCACCCAGATGGCCCTGGACGCGATCCAGATCCTCGGCGGCAACGGCTACATCAACGAGTTTCCCACCGGCCGCCTGTTGCGCGACGCCAAGCTCTACGAGATCGGCGCCGGCACCAGCGAGATCCGCCGCATGCTGATCGGCCGCGAGCTGTTCAACGAAACCCGCTGA
- a CDS encoding DUF3203 family protein yields MSIEIDSEQGVCSVEIEGSRHRAPVDSLRIGTDAEARLSVLYIDGKRLHISEEDAQRLVVAGAEDQRRHLMADD; encoded by the coding sequence ATGTCCATCGAAATCGATTCGGAACAAGGCGTCTGCAGCGTGGAGATCGAAGGCAGCCGGCATCGCGCGCCGGTCGACAGCCTGCGCATCGGTACCGACGCCGAGGCGCGCCTGTCGGTGCTCTACATCGACGGCAAGCGCCTGCACATCAGCGAGGAAGACGCCCAGCGGCTGGTGGTCGCCGGCGCCGAGGACCAGCGCAGGCACCTGATGGCGGACGATTGA
- a CDS encoding UDP-glucose 6-dehydrogenase yields MRLCVIGAGYVGLVTAACFAEMGNQVRCVERDRERVARLRRGEMPIYEPGLESILRDQLDAARLTFTASLAEGLADAEVVFIAVGTPCGEDGSADLSHVLAVAEQLGAQLRQACIVVNKSTVPVGTAERVEEIIRLGLARRRKRFRVAVASNPEFLKEGSAVDDFRRPDRVIIGSAETQAGETLRQLYAPFLRNHERVLLMGRREAEFSKYAANAFLATKISFMNEMAGLCALTGVDIEDVRRGMGSDKRIGTHFIYAGCGYGGSCFPKDVRALIRSAEQQGFDSQILRAVEARNARQKELLFETLGELFQGRWQGRTVALWGLAFKPGTDDLREAPSLVLLEALLRHGVRVRAHDPVANAGVAARYPEAVACARLTLHDSPYAAVEGADALVLVTEWKQFRQPDFQKIRGSMRTPLLVDGRNLYAPARMAELGFIYQGIGRPRAGHCKASAA; encoded by the coding sequence ATGCGGCTATGCGTGATTGGTGCGGGCTATGTGGGACTGGTGACGGCGGCCTGTTTCGCCGAGATGGGCAACCAGGTGCGTTGCGTGGAGCGTGACCGCGAGCGGGTCGCGCGGCTGAGACGCGGCGAGATGCCGATCTACGAACCGGGCCTGGAAAGCATCCTGCGCGATCAGCTGGACGCCGCCCGCCTGACCTTCACCGCCAGCCTGGCGGAAGGCCTGGCCGACGCCGAAGTGGTGTTCATCGCCGTCGGCACGCCGTGCGGCGAGGACGGCTCGGCCGACCTCAGCCACGTGCTGGCGGTCGCCGAGCAACTTGGCGCGCAACTGCGCCAGGCCTGCATCGTGGTCAACAAGTCGACCGTGCCGGTGGGCACCGCCGAACGGGTCGAAGAGATCATCCGCCTGGGCCTGGCGCGCCGGCGCAAGCGCTTCCGGGTGGCGGTGGCGAGCAATCCGGAGTTCCTCAAGGAAGGCTCGGCGGTGGACGACTTCAGGCGCCCGGACCGGGTCATCATCGGCAGCGCCGAGACGCAGGCCGGGGAAACCCTGCGCCAGCTCTACGCGCCGTTCCTGCGCAATCACGAGCGGGTCCTGCTGATGGGGCGTCGCGAGGCCGAGTTCAGCAAGTACGCGGCCAATGCCTTCCTCGCCACCAAGATTTCCTTCATGAACGAGATGGCCGGGCTGTGCGCCCTCACCGGCGTCGACATCGAGGACGTGCGCCGCGGCATGGGTAGCGACAAGCGCATCGGTACCCATTTCATCTACGCCGGCTGCGGCTACGGCGGCTCGTGCTTTCCCAAGGACGTCCGCGCGCTGATCCGCAGCGCCGAGCAACAGGGCTTCGACAGCCAGATACTGCGTGCGGTGGAAGCGCGCAACGCGCGGCAGAAGGAGCTGCTCTTCGAGACCCTCGGCGAGCTGTTCCAGGGACGCTGGCAAGGGCGCACGGTGGCGCTCTGGGGGCTGGCCTTCAAGCCGGGTACCGACGACCTGCGCGAGGCGCCGAGCCTGGTCCTGCTGGAGGCGCTGCTGCGCCACGGGGTGCGGGTCAGGGCCCATGATCCGGTGGCCAACGCCGGGGTCGCGGCACGCTATCCGGAAGCTGTGGCCTGCGCCCGATTGACGCTCCACGACTCGCCCTACGCCGCCGTCGAGGGCGCCGATGCCCTGGTGCTGGTGACCGAGTGGAAACAGTTCCGCCAGCCGGACTTCCAGAAAATCCGTGGATCCATGCGAACTCCCCTGTTGGTCGACGGTCGGAATCTCTACGCACCGGCGCGGATGGCGGAACTGGGCTTCATCTACCAGGGCATAGGACGTCCAAGGGCCGGGCATTGTAAGGCGAGCGCAGCCTGA